A region from the Variovorax sp. V93 genome encodes:
- the lptG gene encoding LPS export ABC transporter permease LptG, with product MKTIRRLIYVEALKAVAFVTLGFLSLFFFFDFVDELQSIGRPESLAYGPAQALIYVTLLIPSHLYELLPITVLIGCIFVMARLAQSSEYTILRTSGLGPWRALRTLLLLGVGFVFLTFAIGDYIAPASERTGQLLKSRYQGSYSLVGNTGAWLKEKRENVSYAVNVLSIARDGSLKNARIFEFDANGYVRKQLVASSAHIFDDHWQLSDVELQDYETRTSADKARIVTTKVPQLDWPTTLTSEMVSVALLRPDRMGTLDLFDYIRHLEANGQTAQRYEIQFWRKVFYPLSCLVMVVLALPFAYLHFRQAGITTYVFGGVMIGISFFLLNNVFGYLGNLSNWSPWLTAAAPGLIYSVMSLAAFSWLVLRR from the coding sequence GTGAAAACAATCCGACGCCTGATCTATGTCGAGGCACTGAAGGCCGTGGCTTTCGTGACCCTCGGCTTCCTGAGCCTGTTTTTCTTCTTCGACTTCGTCGACGAGCTGCAGTCGATCGGCCGACCCGAAAGCCTTGCCTACGGCCCCGCGCAGGCACTGATCTACGTGACCCTGCTGATTCCGAGCCACCTCTACGAACTGCTCCCGATCACGGTGCTGATCGGCTGCATCTTCGTGATGGCGCGCCTTGCGCAAAGCTCGGAATACACCATCCTTCGCACCAGCGGCCTGGGGCCCTGGCGCGCCCTGCGCACCCTGCTGCTGCTGGGCGTGGGCTTCGTCTTTCTGACCTTTGCCATCGGCGACTACATCGCACCGGCGTCCGAGCGCACCGGCCAGCTGCTCAAGTCCCGCTACCAGGGCTCCTACTCGCTGGTCGGCAACACGGGCGCCTGGCTCAAGGAAAAGCGCGAGAACGTGTCCTATGCGGTCAACGTGCTGTCCATCGCCCGCGACGGCTCGCTCAAGAATGCGCGCATCTTCGAGTTCGATGCCAACGGCTATGTGCGCAAGCAGCTCGTCGCGTCATCGGCGCACATCTTCGACGACCACTGGCAGCTGTCGGACGTCGAACTGCAGGACTACGAGACGCGCACCTCTGCGGACAAGGCCCGCATCGTGACCACCAAGGTGCCGCAGCTCGACTGGCCGACCACGCTGACCAGCGAAATGGTGTCGGTGGCGCTGCTGCGGCCCGACCGCATGGGCACCCTCGACCTGTTCGACTACATCCGGCACCTGGAGGCCAACGGCCAGACCGCGCAGCGCTACGAGATCCAGTTCTGGCGCAAGGTCTTCTACCCGCTCTCATGCCTGGTGATGGTGGTGCTCGCCCTGCCCTTCGCCTACCTGCACTTCCGCCAGGCCGGCATCACCACCTACGTGTTTGGCGGCGTGATGATCGGCATCAGCTTCTTCCTGCTGAACAACGTGTTCGGCTACCTCGGCAACCTGAGCAACTGGTCGCCATGGCTGACGGCGGCGGCGCCCGGGCTCATCTATTCGGTGATGTCGCTTGCCGCCTTCAGCTGGCTGGTGCTCCGAAGGTAG
- a CDS encoding sirohydrochlorin chelatase codes for MATGNARGIVLLAHGSRDERWREPIEAVAARVTALDPQARVVCAYMELAAPDLRTAAAALIASGAKALRVVPLFLGMGKHAREDLPLQVDALRQAWPQVDFQLAGIVGEEPELVDLLARIASKS; via the coding sequence ATGGCAACGGGGAACGCGAGAGGCATCGTGCTGCTGGCGCATGGTTCGCGCGACGAGCGCTGGCGCGAGCCCATCGAGGCGGTGGCTGCGCGCGTCACGGCGCTCGATCCGCAGGCCCGCGTGGTCTGCGCCTACATGGAGCTTGCGGCGCCCGACCTGCGCACCGCCGCCGCGGCCCTGATTGCCAGTGGCGCCAAGGCGCTTCGGGTGGTTCCGCTCTTCCTCGGCATGGGCAAGCATGCCCGCGAAGACCTGCCGCTGCAGGTGGATGCGCTGCGCCAGGCCTGGCCGCAGGTCGACTTCCAACTGGCCGGCATCGTTGGCGAAGAGCCCGAACTGGTCGATCTGCTGGCCAGAATTGCAAGCAAATCTTGA
- a CDS encoding CysB family HTH-type transcriptional regulator, whose translation MNLHQFKFVQEAVRRNLNLTEAAKALHTSQPGVSKAIIELEEELGVEIFARHGKRLKRVTEPGQHVIASIELIMREVGNLKRIGEQFSAQDSGTLSIATTHTQARYVLPVPVARLREAYPKVNVSLHQGSPDQVARMVIDEIAEVGIATESLSDYTELVTLPCYEWQHVLVLPKDHPLAAKERISLEDLAHEPIITYHPSFTGRTRIDHAFAQKKLTPRIALEAIDSDVIKTYVRLGLGVGIVAEMAVRDESNADLVVRPMGHVFGQNIARVAFKRSAYLRNFVFKFAELLSDRLDRNLIAKALSGHQQDYEL comes from the coding sequence ATGAATCTGCACCAGTTCAAGTTTGTTCAGGAAGCCGTGCGGCGCAACCTGAACCTGACGGAGGCGGCGAAGGCGCTGCACACGTCGCAGCCGGGCGTGTCCAAGGCGATCATCGAGCTCGAGGAAGAGCTTGGCGTCGAGATCTTCGCGCGCCATGGCAAGCGCCTGAAGCGGGTCACCGAGCCGGGCCAGCACGTCATCGCGAGCATCGAATTGATCATGCGCGAAGTCGGCAACCTCAAGCGCATCGGCGAGCAGTTCAGTGCGCAGGACAGCGGAACCCTCTCGATCGCCACCACCCACACACAGGCGCGCTACGTGCTCCCGGTGCCGGTGGCCAGGCTGCGCGAGGCTTACCCCAAGGTCAACGTGAGCCTGCACCAGGGTTCGCCCGACCAGGTCGCGCGCATGGTGATCGACGAGATCGCCGAGGTGGGCATCGCCACCGAATCGCTCTCGGATTACACCGAGCTCGTGACCCTGCCCTGCTACGAATGGCAGCACGTGCTGGTGCTGCCCAAGGACCATCCGCTTGCGGCCAAGGAGCGCATCTCGCTCGAAGACCTGGCGCACGAACCCATCATCACCTACCACCCGTCGTTCACCGGCCGCACGCGCATCGACCATGCCTTTGCGCAGAAGAAGCTCACGCCGCGCATCGCGCTCGAGGCGATCGACTCCGACGTGATCAAGACCTACGTGCGCCTGGGCCTCGGCGTGGGCATCGTGGCCGAGATGGCGGTCCGCGACGAATCGAACGCCGATCTCGTGGTGCGCCCGATGGGCCACGTGTTCGGCCAGAACATCGCGCGCGTGGCCTTCAAGCGCAGCGCCTACCTGCGCAACTTCGTCTTCAAGTTTGCCGAGCTGCTGTCCGACCGGCTCGACCGCAACCTGATTGCCAAGGCCCTGAGCGGCCACCAGCAAGACTACGAACTTTGA
- a CDS encoding pyridoxal phosphate-dependent aminotransferase has translation MSALPSSPRTPEIATKLPAVGTTIFTVMSALAAEKNAVNLGQGFPDFNCDPKLLEDVTAAMAAGHNQYPPMPGIPALREAIAGKIAALYGHGYSAADEITVTAGATQAIITAILAVVRAGDEVIVLEPCYDSYVPNIELAGGSVVRVPLTPGTFRPDFDKIAAALTPRTRAIIVNTPHNPSATVWTAAEMRKLEELLAPTDVLVIADEVYEHMVYDGARHESVARFPGLAARSFIVSSFGKTYHVTGWKVGYVAAPAPLMAEFRKVHQFNVFTVNTPMQHALAQYMAEPKPYLELPAFYQRKRDLFAAGLAEKTRFKLLRSEGSYFQCVDISAVSDLSEAEFCLWLTREIGVAAIPLSAFYGNGFDQRVVRFCFAKKDETLIAALDRLARL, from the coding sequence ATGAGCGCCCTTCCTTCCTCCCCCCGCACCCCGGAGATCGCCACCAAGCTGCCGGCCGTGGGCACCACCATCTTCACCGTGATGTCCGCGCTCGCCGCAGAAAAGAACGCGGTGAACCTCGGCCAGGGCTTTCCCGATTTCAACTGCGACCCGAAACTGCTCGAAGACGTCACGGCCGCCATGGCCGCGGGCCACAACCAGTACCCGCCGATGCCCGGCATCCCGGCATTGCGCGAAGCGATTGCCGGCAAGATCGCTGCGCTCTACGGCCACGGCTACAGCGCCGCCGACGAGATCACGGTTACTGCGGGTGCGACGCAGGCCATCATCACCGCCATCCTCGCCGTGGTGCGCGCGGGCGACGAGGTGATCGTTCTCGAGCCCTGCTACGACAGCTACGTGCCCAACATCGAGCTCGCCGGCGGCAGCGTGGTGCGCGTGCCGCTCACGCCCGGCACCTTCCGCCCCGACTTCGACAAGATCGCCGCGGCGCTCACTCCGCGCACGCGCGCGATCATCGTGAACACGCCGCACAACCCGAGCGCCACGGTCTGGACCGCCGCCGAGATGCGCAAGCTCGAGGAACTGCTGGCCCCGACCGACGTCCTCGTGATTGCCGACGAGGTCTACGAGCACATGGTCTACGACGGTGCGCGGCACGAAAGCGTGGCGCGCTTCCCGGGCCTGGCGGCACGCAGCTTCATCGTGAGCAGTTTCGGCAAGACCTACCACGTCACCGGGTGGAAGGTCGGCTACGTGGCGGCACCGGCGCCGCTGATGGCCGAGTTCCGCAAGGTGCACCAGTTCAACGTGTTCACCGTCAACACGCCGATGCAGCATGCGCTCGCGCAGTACATGGCCGAGCCGAAGCCCTACCTCGAGCTGCCCGCCTTCTACCAGCGCAAGCGCGACCTGTTCGCGGCCGGCCTGGCCGAGAAGACCCGCTTCAAGCTGCTGCGCAGCGAGGGCAGCTATTTCCAGTGCGTCGACATCTCGGCGGTGAGCGACCTGTCCGAAGCCGAGTTCTGCCTGTGGCTCACGCGCGAGATCGGCGTGGCGGCAATTCCGCTGTCGGCGTTCTACGGCAATGGTTTCGACCAGCGCGTGGTCCGCTTCTGCTTCGCCAAGAAGGACGAGACGCTGATTGCGGCGCTGGATCGGCTCGCACGGCTTTGA
- a CDS encoding DUF3309 family protein, translating to MSLSFILLIVLILLLIGALPSWGYSRSWGYWPSGGLGLVLLIIIILVLMGRI from the coding sequence ATGTCCCTCTCGTTCATTCTGCTGATCGTTCTGATATTGCTTCTGATCGGTGCGCTGCCGAGCTGGGGCTACAGCCGGAGCTGGGGCTACTGGCCCAGCGGCGGGCTGGGCCTGGTCCTGCTGATCATCATCATCCTGGTGCTGATGGGCCGCATATGA
- the hrpA gene encoding ATP-dependent RNA helicase HrpA: MAAIAAHQVVIVCGETGSGKTTQLPKIALALGRGKLNAPPGQGRLIGHTQPRRIAASSVAKRIAEELKTPLGDVVGFKVRFQDRLSRDASVKLMTDGILLAETQTDPLLKAYDTLIIDEAHERSLNIDFLLGYLREILPRRPDLKVIVTSATIDAERFAQHFASAKGPAPTIMVSGRTFPVEQRYRPFEESREHDLNDAIADGVDELWRDPHNAGDILVFLPGEREIREAADHLRRHLSHQPLFRNAEVLPLFARLSGPEQDRIFDSHTGRRIVLATNVAETSLTVPGIRYVIDTGTARVKRYSFRSKVEQLLVEPISQAAANQRAGRCGRVANGICIRLYDEKDFAGRPRFTDPEILRSSLAGVILRMKSLRLGDVARFPFLEAPSPRAIADGYQLLNELGAVDDANELTATGTELARLPLDPRVGRMILEARTRGALEEVLIIASALSVQDVRDRPMDAQQQADQAHSKFDDEKSEFSGYLRLWKWIADARGGHGDTHKLSNRQYEQLLRQNFINIRRVREWRDIHSQLLTVVTEHKWRINAEPAGYEPLHLSMLAGLLGNVGWKLEDDEAYLGARGIKFYKHPGAHLKKKPGRWIVAAELVETTRLFGRGIANIEPQWLEQVAGHLLKKQLLDPHWEKKGAQVSALERATLYGLVVYSGRRVDFTKVDPVAAREIFIREALVGGQWESKFPFLAANRKLVREVEGLEHKARRQDVLVDDELIFAFYDAQLPADVASGITFENWYRHASREQPRLLFLTREELMRHQAAGITTQSFPPTLRLGGVDCAASYLHEPGDAKDGLTVSVPLFVLNQVSEERCEWLVTGMLKDKIQALLKSLPQRPRSRLVPLPESAAKLTEELSAPEVFGHGSLTDVLLKRVRDATSIDVKRADFKLDMLPPHLFMNLRIVDEHGRQLGMGRNLGALKAELGAQARGAFQALAGLNVKASADRKPAEAEGRTPAKGNAAAPSLPAGQRYTSWSFGELPELMEVRRGSQSLIGFPALRDEGDAVTIEVFDEPAVAAAKHRAGLRRLFALQLKDALKYLEKNIPDLQKMAVAYMPLGTSEELRTQIIDVAIDRAFLQEPLPTDEFAFKRRLEEGRGRLTLIANEVARLASAILAEYAAAARKIKDTKIQPESVQDAAQQLQRLVGKRFIADAPWTQLQHFARYLKAIVLRLDKLRSDPARDAAKLAELRPQEQRYWRLVAERKGVVDERMLEFRWLLEELRVSFFAQELRTPQPVSVKRLDKAWAQLQA; this comes from the coding sequence ATGGCCGCCATTGCGGCGCACCAGGTGGTGATCGTCTGCGGCGAAACGGGCTCGGGCAAGACCACCCAATTGCCGAAGATCGCGCTGGCGCTCGGCCGCGGCAAGCTCAATGCGCCGCCGGGCCAGGGCCGGCTCATCGGCCATACGCAGCCGCGGCGCATTGCCGCCAGCTCGGTGGCCAAGCGCATTGCCGAAGAACTGAAGACGCCGCTGGGCGACGTGGTCGGCTTCAAGGTGCGCTTCCAGGACCGGCTGAGCCGCGACGCCTCGGTCAAGCTCATGACCGACGGCATTTTGCTGGCCGAGACGCAAACCGATCCGCTGCTCAAGGCCTACGACACGCTGATCATCGACGAGGCCCACGAGCGCTCGCTCAACATCGACTTCCTGCTCGGCTACCTGCGCGAGATTCTCCCGCGCCGGCCCGACCTGAAGGTGATCGTGACCTCGGCCACCATCGACGCCGAGCGCTTCGCGCAGCACTTTGCCTCGGCGAAAGGGCCAGCGCCGACCATCATGGTGTCGGGCCGCACCTTCCCGGTCGAGCAGCGCTACCGTCCCTTCGAGGAGTCGCGCGAGCACGATTTGAACGACGCCATTGCCGATGGCGTCGACGAGCTCTGGCGCGATCCGCACAATGCCGGCGACATCCTGGTCTTTCTGCCCGGCGAGCGCGAGATCCGCGAGGCGGCCGACCACCTGCGCCGCCATCTGAGCCACCAGCCGCTGTTTCGCAATGCCGAGGTGCTGCCGCTGTTCGCGCGGCTGTCGGGCCCCGAGCAGGACCGCATCTTCGACAGCCACACCGGCCGGCGCATCGTGCTGGCCACCAACGTGGCGGAAACCTCGCTCACGGTGCCGGGCATCCGCTACGTGATCGACACCGGCACGGCACGCGTGAAGCGCTACAGCTTCCGCAGCAAGGTAGAGCAACTGCTGGTCGAGCCGATCAGCCAGGCCGCGGCCAACCAGCGCGCAGGCCGCTGCGGCCGCGTGGCGAACGGCATTTGCATCCGCCTGTACGACGAGAAGGACTTTGCGGGCCGCCCGCGCTTCACCGATCCGGAAATCCTGCGCTCCTCGCTCGCGGGCGTGATCCTGCGCATGAAGTCGCTGCGCCTGGGCGACGTGGCGCGCTTTCCGTTTCTCGAGGCGCCGTCGCCGCGTGCGATCGCCGACGGCTACCAGCTGCTGAACGAACTCGGTGCGGTCGACGACGCCAACGAGCTCACCGCCACGGGCACCGAACTGGCCAGGCTGCCGCTCGATCCGCGCGTGGGCCGGATGATTCTTGAAGCCCGCACGCGCGGCGCGCTCGAAGAGGTGCTGATCATTGCGTCGGCGCTCAGCGTGCAGGACGTGCGCGACCGCCCGATGGACGCGCAGCAGCAGGCCGACCAGGCGCACTCCAAGTTCGACGACGAGAAGAGCGAGTTCAGCGGCTACCTGCGGCTGTGGAAATGGATCGCCGATGCACGCGGCGGCCATGGAGACACTCACAAGCTCAGCAACCGCCAGTACGAGCAGCTGTTGCGCCAGAACTTCATCAACATCCGCCGCGTGCGCGAATGGCGCGACATCCATTCGCAGCTGCTCACGGTCGTGACCGAGCACAAGTGGCGCATCAATGCCGAGCCGGCCGGCTACGAGCCATTGCACCTGTCGATGCTCGCGGGCCTGCTCGGCAACGTCGGCTGGAAGCTGGAAGACGACGAGGCGTACCTGGGTGCGCGCGGCATCAAGTTCTACAAGCATCCGGGCGCGCACCTGAAGAAGAAGCCGGGCCGCTGGATCGTCGCGGCCGAACTGGTCGAGACCACGCGGCTCTTCGGCCGCGGCATCGCCAACATCGAGCCGCAGTGGCTCGAACAGGTGGCCGGCCATCTGCTGAAGAAGCAGCTGCTCGACCCGCACTGGGAGAAGAAGGGCGCGCAGGTTTCGGCGCTGGAGCGCGCAACGCTTTACGGCCTCGTGGTGTACAGCGGCCGCCGCGTCGATTTCACCAAGGTGGACCCGGTGGCGGCGCGCGAGATCTTCATCCGCGAAGCGCTGGTCGGCGGGCAGTGGGAAAGCAAGTTCCCGTTCCTCGCCGCGAATCGCAAGCTGGTGCGCGAGGTCGAAGGGCTGGAGCACAAGGCGCGCCGGCAGGACGTGCTGGTGGACGACGAACTGATCTTCGCCTTCTACGACGCGCAGTTGCCCGCCGACGTGGCAAGCGGCATCACGTTCGAGAACTGGTACCGCCATGCGTCGAGGGAGCAGCCGCGCCTGCTCTTCCTGACGCGCGAGGAGCTGATGCGCCACCAGGCGGCGGGCATCACCACGCAGTCCTTTCCGCCCACGCTGCGGCTGGGCGGCGTCGACTGCGCGGCCAGCTACCTGCACGAGCCGGGCGACGCGAAGGACGGCCTCACGGTCAGCGTGCCGCTCTTCGTGCTCAACCAGGTGAGCGAAGAGCGCTGCGAATGGCTGGTGACGGGCATGCTCAAGGACAAGATCCAGGCACTGCTCAAGAGCCTGCCGCAGCGGCCGCGCTCGCGGCTGGTGCCGCTGCCCGAGTCTGCGGCAAAGCTCACGGAAGAGCTTTCGGCGCCCGAGGTGTTCGGCCATGGCTCGCTGACCGACGTGCTGCTCAAACGCGTGCGCGACGCAACGAGCATCGACGTCAAGCGTGCCGACTTCAAGCTCGACATGCTGCCGCCGCATCTGTTCATGAACCTGCGCATCGTGGACGAACACGGGCGCCAGCTGGGCATGGGGCGCAACCTGGGAGCGCTCAAGGCGGAGCTGGGGGCGCAGGCGCGCGGTGCTTTCCAGGCGCTGGCGGGCCTCAACGTCAAGGCATCGGCGGACCGCAAGCCCGCAGAAGCCGAAGGGCGCACGCCGGCAAAGGGCAATGCCGCCGCGCCGAGCCTGCCCGCAGGCCAGCGCTACACGAGCTGGAGCTTCGGCGAACTGCCCGAGCTGATGGAAGTGCGCCGCGGATCGCAGTCGCTGATCGGATTTCCGGCGCTGCGCGACGAAGGCGATGCCGTCACCATCGAGGTGTTCGACGAGCCGGCCGTAGCCGCCGCGAAGCACCGCGCCGGGCTGCGCCGGCTGTTCGCACTGCAGCTGAAGGATGCGCTCAAATACCTCGAGAAGAACATCCCCGACCTGCAGAAGATGGCCGTGGCCTACATGCCGCTGGGTACCTCGGAGGAACTGCGCACGCAGATCATCGACGTGGCGATCGACCGGGCCTTTCTGCAGGAGCCGCTGCCCACCGACGAGTTCGCCTTCAAGCGCCGCCTCGAGGAGGGCCGCGGCCGGCTCACGCTGATCGCCAACGAGGTGGCGCGGCTGGCTTCAGCCATCCTGGCCGAGTACGCGGCCGCCGCGCGCAAGATCAAGGACACGAAGATCCAGCCCGAGTCCGTGCAGGACGCCGCGCAGCAGCTGCAGCGCCTGGTCGGCAAGCGCTTCATTGCCGACGCGCCCTGGACGCAGCTGCAGCATTTCGCGCGCTATCTCAAGGCCATCGTGCTGCGGCTCGACAAGCTGCGCAGCGACCCTGCGCGCGATGCTGCCAAGCTGGCCGAACTGCGGCCGCAGGAGCAACGCTATTGGCGGCTGGTGGCCGAGCGCAAGGGCGTGGTGGACGAACGCATGCTTGAATTCCGCTGGCTGCTCGAGGAGCTTCGCGTGAGCTTCTTCGCTCAGGAGCTGCGCACGCCGCAGCCGGTCAGCGTGAAGCGGCTGGACAAGGCCTGGGCCCAGCTGCAGGCCTGA
- a CDS encoding AAA family ATPase → MSNDIHSGLHAALSERTRHLQAVAQALKTELFGIDDIIDRVIDSLRAWYVLPQLISRPVIVCLWGLTGTGKTQLVRRLAQHLGFYDRFIEVQMDGFSHGSGYGSRGSISAMLAESGIDEGTPGILVLDEFQRFRTLDGNGHDAKVERYQDVWALLSDGRLPPALSMLGEIESSLAQAEYEQDRDGPADKKKAKKRKLHLSPWEAQEVKRCLKLPDTLLQIMAWKPAEVHARLRAFRDLQQAWETDYSKLLVFVSGNLDEMYAETARRVEDCDTDADIFHALTKKLSLIDVKKALAERFKPEQIARLGNNHVIYPSFSRATYVQLILSICDRYVEDIRQSSGVRFMLESSVYEQIYANAVFPAQGTRPLFSSIHAILSATLVNAALWALEQGAGGGEPVWLSLETAADKSCIVARYRKGKGKAQRRFPVTLELNQLKKRSNEDFRALLAVHEAGHGVAYGLLFGRAPQEIKINVASFEGGYNSYEQRKAWSRQNLRDRICASLAGRAAEQMVFGAQACTSGASQDFRQATAYAAQYVRHFAFGTRLSRTDVANDAEDNLNTDLDATNPEIEALLAQEHARALALLEAHTPAFMAVVDALVREGSVAPAQLAEMLDLPADAGDSTDAYAALLATFRARRTDGPVPPEPGAGPGAATRAARLLRAMA, encoded by the coding sequence ATGTCCAACGACATTCATTCAGGCCTGCATGCAGCGCTGTCCGAGCGGACGCGCCATCTGCAGGCGGTGGCCCAGGCGCTCAAGACCGAGCTCTTCGGCATCGACGACATCATCGATCGCGTGATCGATTCGCTGCGCGCCTGGTACGTGCTGCCACAACTCATCAGCCGGCCGGTCATCGTGTGCCTCTGGGGCCTCACAGGCACCGGCAAGACGCAGCTGGTGCGCCGGCTCGCGCAGCACCTGGGCTTCTACGACCGCTTCATCGAGGTACAGATGGACGGCTTCAGCCACGGCTCGGGCTACGGCAGCCGGGGTTCGATCTCGGCCATGCTGGCCGAGTCGGGCATCGACGAAGGCACGCCGGGCATCCTGGTGCTCGACGAGTTCCAGCGCTTCCGCACGCTCGACGGCAACGGCCACGACGCCAAGGTCGAGCGCTACCAGGACGTCTGGGCGCTGCTGTCCGATGGCCGGCTGCCGCCGGCGCTGTCGATGCTCGGCGAGATCGAGTCCTCCCTCGCCCAGGCCGAGTACGAGCAGGACCGCGACGGCCCGGCCGACAAGAAGAAGGCGAAGAAGCGAAAGCTGCACCTCTCTCCCTGGGAAGCGCAGGAGGTCAAGCGCTGCCTCAAGCTGCCCGACACGCTGCTGCAGATCATGGCCTGGAAGCCGGCCGAGGTGCATGCGCGGCTGCGCGCCTTCCGCGACTTGCAGCAGGCCTGGGAAACCGACTACAGCAAGCTGCTGGTGTTCGTCTCGGGCAACCTCGACGAGATGTACGCAGAGACCGCGCGCCGCGTGGAAGACTGCGACACCGACGCCGACATCTTCCATGCACTGACGAAGAAGCTCTCGCTGATCGACGTCAAGAAGGCGCTGGCCGAGCGCTTCAAGCCCGAGCAGATTGCGCGGCTGGGCAACAACCACGTCATCTATCCCTCGTTCAGCCGGGCCACCTATGTGCAGCTGATCCTGTCGATCTGCGACCGCTATGTGGAAGACATCCGCCAGAGCTCGGGCGTGCGCTTCATGCTCGAGTCGAGCGTGTACGAGCAGATCTATGCCAACGCGGTCTTCCCGGCGCAGGGCACGCGCCCGCTGTTCTCGTCGATCCATGCGATCCTGAGCGCGACGCTGGTCAACGCCGCGCTCTGGGCGCTGGAGCAAGGCGCGGGCGGCGGCGAACCGGTGTGGCTGTCGCTGGAAACGGCGGCGGACAAGTCCTGCATCGTGGCGCGGTATCGAAAGGGCAAGGGCAAGGCGCAGCGCCGCTTCCCGGTCACGCTCGAACTCAACCAGCTCAAGAAGCGCTCGAACGAGGACTTCCGCGCGCTGCTCGCGGTGCACGAGGCGGGCCACGGCGTGGCCTACGGCCTGCTCTTCGGCCGCGCGCCGCAGGAGATCAAGATCAACGTCGCGTCCTTCGAAGGCGGCTACAACAGCTACGAGCAGCGCAAGGCCTGGTCCCGCCAGAACCTGCGCGACCGCATCTGCGCGAGCCTGGCGGGCCGCGCGGCCGAGCAGATGGTGTTCGGTGCGCAGGCCTGCACCTCGGGCGCCTCGCAGGACTTTCGCCAGGCCACCGCCTACGCCGCGCAGTACGTGCGCCATTTCGCCTTCGGCACGCGGCTGAGCCGCACCGATGTGGCCAACGACGCCGAGGACAACCTCAACACCGACCTGGACGCCACCAACCCGGAAATCGAGGCGCTGCTGGCGCAGGAGCATGCGCGTGCGCTGGCGCTGCTCGAGGCGCACACGCCGGCCTTCATGGCGGTGGTGGACGCCCTGGTGCGCGAAGGCTCGGTGGCACCGGCGCAGCTGGCCGAAATGCTCGACCTGCCGGCCGATGCGGGTGATTCGACCGACGCCTATGCCGCGCTGCTGGCCACTTTCAGGGCCCGCAGGACAGACGGCCCGGTGCCGCCCGAGCCCGGCGCCGGCCCTGGCGCGGCCACTCGCGCCGCCCGCCTGTTGCGTGCGATGGCCTGA
- the argA gene encoding amino-acid N-acetyltransferase, whose protein sequence is MSTVFNFTFVPWFRSVAPYIHTHRGKTFVVALAGEAIAAGKLQNIAQDLALIQSMGVKIVLVHGFRPQVNEQLAAKGHEARYSHGIRITDEVALDSAQEAAGQLRYEIEAAFSQGLPNTPMAGSTVRVISGNFITARPVGVVDGVDFKHSGLVRKVDAVGIRRTLDFGAMVLISPFGFSPTGEAFNLTMEEVATSVAISIQADKLIFLTEIPGIRIDSELPESEDNPIDTELPLAAAEKLLASLPPPQKPTDTAFYLQHCVKACKGGVERNHILPFALDGSLLLEVYVHDGVGTMVIDEKLESLREATVDDIGGILQLIEPFERDGTLVKRDRTEIERDVGHYTVIEHDGVIFGCAALYPYPEAKTAEMAALTVSPQSQSQGDGERILKRIEHRAKAMGLESIFVLTTRTMHWFLKRGFQQVNPDWLPEARKRKYNWDRKSQVLVKKI, encoded by the coding sequence ATGTCCACCGTTTTCAACTTCACCTTCGTGCCCTGGTTCCGCTCGGTCGCGCCCTACATCCACACGCACCGGGGCAAGACCTTCGTGGTCGCCCTGGCCGGCGAGGCGATCGCGGCGGGCAAGCTGCAGAACATTGCGCAGGACCTGGCGCTGATCCAGAGCATGGGCGTCAAGATCGTGCTGGTGCACGGCTTCCGCCCGCAGGTCAACGAGCAGCTCGCGGCCAAGGGGCACGAGGCGCGCTATTCGCACGGCATCCGCATCACCGACGAGGTGGCGCTCGACTCGGCCCAGGAAGCCGCCGGCCAGCTGCGCTACGAGATCGAGGCCGCCTTCAGCCAGGGCCTGCCGAACACGCCGATGGCCGGATCGACGGTGCGCGTGATCTCGGGCAACTTCATCACCGCGCGTCCCGTGGGCGTGGTCGACGGCGTGGACTTCAAGCATTCGGGCCTGGTGCGCAAGGTCGATGCCGTGGGCATCCGCCGCACGCTCGACTTCGGCGCCATGGTGCTGATCTCGCCCTTCGGCTTCTCGCCCACCGGCGAGGCCTTCAACCTGACGATGGAAGAAGTCGCCACCAGCGTGGCCATCTCCATCCAGGCCGACAAGCTGATCTTCCTGACCGAGATCCCGGGCATCCGCATCGACAGCGAACTGCCCGAGAGCGAAGACAACCCCATCGACACCGAGCTGCCGCTCGCCGCGGCCGAGAAGCTGCTGGCATCGCTGCCGCCGCCGCAGAAGCCCACCGACACCGCCTTCTACCTGCAGCACTGCGTGAAGGCCTGCAAGGGCGGCGTGGAGCGCAACCACATCCTGCCCTTTGCGCTGGACGGCTCGCTGCTGCTGGAGGTGTACGTGCACGACGGCGTCGGCACCATGGTGATCGACGAGAAGCTCGAAAGCCTGCGCGAAGCCACGGTGGACGACATCGGCGGCATCCTGCAGCTGATCGAGCCCTTCGAGCGCGACGGCACGCTGGTCAAGCGCGACCGCACCGAGATCGAGCGCGACGTGGGCCACTACACGGTCATCGAGCACGACGGCGTGATCTTCGGCTGCGCGGCGCTCTACCCCTACCCCGAGGCCAAGACCGCCGAAATGGCCGCGCTCACCGTCTCGCCGCAGTCGCAGTCGCAGGGCGACGGCGAACGCATCCTCAAGCGCATCGAGCACCGCGCCAAGGCGATGGGCCTGGAAAGCATCTTCGTGCTCACCACGCGCACCATGCACTGGTTCCTCAAGCGCGGCTTCCAGCAGGTCAACCCCGACTGGCTGCCCGAAGCCCGCAAGCGCAAGTACAACTGGGACCGCAAGAGCCAGGTGCTGGTCAAGAAGATCTGA